In a genomic window of Halobiforma lacisalsi AJ5:
- a CDS encoding DUF7090 family protein, which produces MEYTLEIENAPSTVPGGTGILLLHPSTGETDRIDTDFLKADTDHFLVVSTRTTAREVKQKLEHYDVDEERAEILDTLSIERGYSRRKSDTVHYVAAPDDVDGIVEHIEGFLEAHDGKLRISFDSVTELAYYAGDERALEAVERICALLEEYDAAGLFHLSEEPHDPETVDRFREQFDGVVDLDEDGSVDVEF; this is translated from the coding sequence ATGGAATACACGCTCGAGATCGAAAACGCGCCATCGACGGTGCCCGGGGGAACGGGGATTCTCCTCTTGCACCCGAGCACCGGCGAAACCGATCGCATCGACACCGACTTCCTCAAGGCCGACACCGATCACTTCCTCGTCGTGTCGACGCGAACGACCGCCCGCGAAGTCAAGCAGAAACTCGAGCACTACGACGTCGACGAGGAACGCGCGGAGATCCTCGATACGCTCTCCATCGAACGGGGCTACTCCCGGCGCAAGAGCGACACCGTCCACTACGTCGCCGCACCCGACGACGTCGACGGCATCGTCGAACACATCGAGGGTTTCCTGGAGGCCCACGACGGCAAACTCCGTATCAGCTTCGACTCCGTCACCGAACTCGCCTACTATGCCGGCGACGAGCGGGCGCTCGAGGCCGTCGAACGGATCTGTGCACTGCTCGAGGAGTACGACGCCGCGGGCCTGTTTCACCTCTCGGAGGAGCCACACGACCCCGAGACGGTCGATCGCTTCCGCGAGCAGTTCGACGGCGTGGTCGATCTCGACGAGGACGGCTCCGTCGACGTCGAGTTCTGA
- a CDS encoding Era-like GTP-binding protein produces the protein MGLFTELKDSISRATDRLFSEQEPKRIGIYGPPNAGKTTLANRIARDWTGDAIGTESHVPHETRRARRKENVEIERNGKTVTIDIVDTPGVTTKVDYEEFTDEMDEEDAIRRSREATEGVAEAMHWLREDVDGVIYVLDSAEDPITQVNTMLIGIIESRDLPVLIFANKIDLDESSVKRIEDAFPQHKTVPLSAKEGDNMDEVYDSIAEYFG, from the coding sequence ATGGGACTGTTCACAGAACTCAAAGATAGTATCTCTCGCGCTACGGACCGCCTGTTCTCCGAACAGGAACCGAAACGTATCGGCATCTATGGTCCGCCCAACGCCGGGAAGACGACGCTCGCGAACCGTATCGCACGGGACTGGACCGGTGACGCGATCGGCACCGAAAGTCACGTTCCACACGAAACACGGCGCGCCCGTCGGAAGGAGAACGTCGAGATCGAACGGAACGGAAAGACGGTGACGATCGACATCGTCGACACGCCCGGCGTGACGACGAAGGTCGATTACGAGGAGTTCACCGACGAGATGGACGAGGAGGACGCGATCCGTCGCTCACGCGAGGCGACGGAGGGCGTCGCCGAGGCTATGCACTGGCTCCGCGAGGACGTCGACGGCGTTATTTACGTCCTCGACAGCGCCGAAGACCCGATCACTCAGGTCAACACGATGCTGATCGGCATCATCGAGTCCCGTGACCTCCCCGTGTTGATCTTCGCCAACAAGATCGACCTCGACGAGTCGAGCGTCAAGCGGATCGAAGACGCGTTCCCACAGCACAAGACCGTCCCCCTCTCCGCGAAAGAGGGCGACAACATGGACGAAGTGTACGACTCGATCGCGGAGTACTTCGGGTGA
- a CDS encoding 2Fe-2S iron-sulfur cluster-binding protein has protein sequence MPTVYYRGERIECERGAILRDVLLEAGLSPHNGMADTLNCGGHATCGTCAVRVEGDVSEPTAAERRRLSVPPLRGREGLRLACQTEVRGDLEVRKGEGFWGQREPSDDGRAESDEQSDAPESTG, from the coding sequence ATGCCGACCGTGTACTACCGGGGCGAACGGATCGAGTGCGAACGCGGAGCGATCCTCCGGGACGTGTTACTCGAGGCGGGACTGTCGCCGCACAACGGGATGGCCGACACGCTCAATTGCGGCGGTCACGCGACCTGTGGCACCTGCGCCGTTCGAGTCGAGGGCGACGTGAGCGAACCGACGGCGGCCGAAAGACGGCGGCTCTCGGTGCCGCCGCTGCGCGGCCGCGAGGGGTTGCGATTGGCCTGCCAGACAGAGGTACGCGGCGACCTCGAGGTGAGGAAAGGCGAGGGGTTCTGGGGACAGCGGGAGCCATCGGACGACGGACGGGCAGAAAGCGACGAGCAGTCCGACGCGCCCGAATCCACGGGCTGA
- a CDS encoding DUF2073 domain-containing protein, with protein sequence MPQATDADDGDAPEDGVQIDLISGERMEGMATMEKIRMILDGVHDGNIVILEEGLTPDEESRLIEVTMAEISPDEFNGIEIETYPKSDGGDSSLIGRIMGSEKSDAKLTVIGPANQIETLHKDETLISALVSHN encoded by the coding sequence ATGCCACAAGCAACAGATGCCGACGACGGAGATGCGCCGGAAGACGGCGTCCAGATCGACCTGATCAGCGGCGAACGCATGGAAGGGATGGCGACCATGGAGAAGATCCGGATGATCCTGGACGGCGTCCACGACGGCAACATCGTCATCCTCGAGGAGGGACTGACGCCCGACGAGGAGAGCCGGCTCATCGAAGTGACGATGGCCGAGATCAGCCCGGACGAGTTCAACGGGATCGAGATCGAAACGTATCCCAAATCCGACGGCGGCGACTCGTCGCTGATCGGCCGCATCATGGGTTCTGAAAAGTCGGACGCCAAGCTGACGGTAATCGGTCCGGCGAACCAGATCGAAACGCTTCACAAGGACGAAACGCTGATCAGCGCGCTCGTGTCCCACAACTAA
- a CDS encoding cupredoxin domain-containing protein, with translation MTVKVPVSRRTLIGAVGGTTLASLSGCLGERERDGGTEGAAESELEEEEATGGAESEAVDEWEDVDEIRLATDITVWIGVDPDPIDGVENPTLVVFEGREYAITWENRGEFLHNIELRDEDDEVVDDYATPPMDTEGETQTLEFEATPEIAEYVCDPHEMTMRGDVEVVDPA, from the coding sequence ATGACAGTAAAGGTGCCCGTATCACGCCGGACGCTCATCGGTGCCGTGGGTGGGACGACGCTGGCGTCGCTTTCGGGTTGTCTGGGTGAGCGCGAACGCGATGGGGGAACCGAAGGGGCCGCCGAATCCGAACTCGAGGAGGAGGAGGCGACGGGCGGGGCGGAATCGGAGGCCGTCGACGAGTGGGAGGACGTCGACGAGATCCGACTCGCGACGGACATCACCGTCTGGATTGGCGTCGATCCGGACCCGATCGACGGGGTGGAAAACCCCACGCTCGTCGTCTTCGAGGGTCGGGAGTACGCCATCACCTGGGAGAACCGGGGCGAGTTCCTGCACAACATCGAACTCCGTGACGAGGACGACGAGGTCGTCGACGACTACGCGACGCCGCCGATGGACACCGAAGGCGAGACACAGACCCTCGAGTTCGAGGCGACTCCGGAGATCGCCGAGTACGTCTGTGACCCACACGAGATGACGATGCGGGGGGACGTGGAGGTCGTCGACCCCGCCTGA
- a CDS encoding DUF7089 family protein produces the protein MFDARDLPGPVAEVRDEHAPEALVFDCERDFETLPPAQAEELGLVADSLQPATYPASWLPEDAPSLLARYAGSDLTIGMPGDGSVVWTRQTEPPVVLVKPRVEGTPEPFLQFLLAEAFVELGLEIPEHFIGFFEDAYPDLDAAVSLDPNGTYQVAAALYDGWVGLQSREVFAEWHDDRPELADAWQDAGSRLEDRVAGLPTAVARGETEFADATELACAAIKHAIELPAPFAALDTDAYRSHGPEYAIRWAEKTFDSLAD, from the coding sequence ATGTTCGACGCCCGCGACCTGCCGGGTCCGGTGGCGGAGGTGCGGGACGAACACGCGCCGGAGGCGCTCGTCTTCGACTGTGAGCGGGATTTCGAGACGCTGCCGCCGGCCCAGGCCGAAGAGCTCGGCCTCGTCGCCGACTCCCTGCAGCCGGCGACGTATCCGGCGTCGTGGCTCCCCGAGGACGCGCCGTCGCTGCTCGCCCGGTACGCCGGGTCCGACCTGACGATCGGCATGCCCGGCGACGGCAGCGTCGTCTGGACACGCCAGACCGAACCGCCGGTCGTCCTGGTCAAACCGCGCGTCGAAGGGACGCCCGAACCGTTCCTCCAGTTCCTGCTCGCGGAGGCGTTCGTCGAACTCGGCCTCGAGATTCCCGAGCACTTCATTGGCTTTTTCGAGGACGCGTATCCGGACCTCGACGCGGCGGTGTCGCTGGATCCGAACGGGACCTACCAGGTCGCGGCGGCGCTGTACGACGGCTGGGTTGGGCTGCAGAGCCGGGAGGTCTTCGCCGAGTGGCACGACGACCGCCCCGAGTTGGCCGACGCCTGGCAGGACGCGGGAAGCCGCCTCGAGGACCGCGTCGCCGGGCTCCCGACGGCGGTGGCCCGCGGGGAGACGGAGTTCGCGGACGCGACGGAGTTGGCCTGTGCGGCGATCAAGCACGCGATCGAACTACCGGCACCGTTCGCGGCGCTCGATACGGACGCCTATCGATCCCACGGCCCCGAGTACGCGATCCGCTGGGCGGAGAAGACGTTCGATTCGCTCGCGGACTGA
- a CDS encoding OapC/ArvC family zinc-ribbon domain-containing protein — protein MPHECTNCGRTFPDGSKEMLSGCPDCGGNKFQFVPSGSLSGGGTVTDTERDGASGSGSPSSTGPDSSMAAAESSPGAVSDAGPGRAPPETGGDAGAGTEVDPQPDTGETEPDSVAGRAAETVREWMSGDDSDEESAPEEPIDGAAAAPDEGRDRLEASDRQWPESGRDSSPSPGTGRGSANSSTTTSEADRATGRDADTDEATDADGFTEWPDTARRPEDRSSADPAESGEARGSAPNRSSSASSSSSSSSSAGTETSSPSGPAAGDDETDYTTAKLAESENDAQADARSEVVHRDALPSNVDADGDREYYAHDPGQGAEPETDTGSAPRSDDGATAGSAGPDRSEGDRPPSDGRVVSEPSDEEPSIEDLREELNQQFESIKIVRPGQYELNLMELYNREEYIISLQEDGRYVIDVPDSWREAEE, from the coding sequence ATGCCACACGAATGTACGAACTGCGGCCGGACGTTCCCCGACGGCTCCAAGGAGATGCTGTCGGGGTGTCCCGACTGCGGCGGGAACAAGTTTCAGTTCGTGCCGTCGGGGTCGCTGTCGGGTGGCGGGACCGTAACCGACACTGAACGCGACGGCGCATCCGGATCGGGATCTCCCTCGAGTACCGGCCCCGACTCGAGCATGGCCGCAGCCGAATCGTCTCCGGGAGCGGTTTCGGACGCCGGGCCCGGCCGGGCTCCACCCGAAACGGGGGGCGACGCGGGCGCGGGGACCGAGGTTGATCCTCAGCCGGACACCGGCGAAACCGAACCCGACAGCGTCGCAGGCCGGGCTGCGGAAACCGTCCGCGAGTGGATGTCGGGCGACGACTCGGACGAGGAATCGGCCCCGGAGGAGCCAATCGACGGAGCCGCGGCTGCTCCCGACGAGGGACGCGACCGCCTCGAGGCGTCGGACCGGCAGTGGCCCGAGAGTGGTCGGGACTCGTCGCCCTCGCCCGGAACCGGAAGGGGGTCGGCGAACTCGAGCACGACGACCAGCGAGGCGGACCGGGCGACGGGAAGAGATGCAGACACGGACGAAGCCACAGACGCCGACGGCTTCACCGAGTGGCCGGATACCGCCCGCCGTCCGGAGGACCGTTCCTCAGCCGATCCAGCGGAGTCGGGTGAGGCCCGCGGTTCGGCCCCGAACCGGTCCTCGAGTGCGTCCTCGTCATCGTCCTCTTCTTCCTCGGCCGGAACCGAAACGTCGTCCCCCTCGGGACCCGCCGCTGGCGACGACGAGACGGATTACACCACGGCGAAACTCGCAGAGAGCGAGAACGACGCCCAGGCCGACGCTCGTAGCGAAGTCGTCCATCGCGACGCGCTCCCGTCGAACGTCGACGCGGACGGCGACCGCGAGTACTACGCGCACGATCCCGGACAGGGGGCGGAACCCGAAACGGACACGGGCTCTGCCCCCCGGTCCGATGACGGCGCAACGGCCGGATCCGCCGGTCCCGACCGCTCGGAAGGAGACCGTCCGCCGAGTGACGGTCGCGTCGTCAGCGAACCGTCCGACGAGGAGCCGTCGATCGAGGACCTTCGCGAGGAACTGAACCAGCAGTTCGAGAGCATCAAGATCGTTCGTCCAGGCCAGTACGAACTCAACCTGATGGAGCTCTACAACCGCGAGGAGTACATCATCTCGCTCCAGGAGGACGGCCGCTACGTCATAGACGTCCCCGACTCCTGGCGAGAAGCCGAGGAGTGA
- a CDS encoding DUF1684 domain-containing protein, translating to MSETDADADADADTDFDVDQWRDELEAKRAEKNEFFAEHPQSPIPPEERDGFDGLDYFDPDPEYRVTATATVHDDPEVVLMDTTAGREMRYLRTVTLSVDLEREDEDLEDATLELAAYQQERPQGNRADEPLFIPFRDKTTGQQTYEGGRYMELAPDRELADGDELVVDFNLAYTPFCAYSETFDCPLPPEENWLEAAIPAGERFE from the coding sequence ATGAGCGAGACGGACGCCGACGCCGACGCCGATGCCGATACCGACTTCGACGTCGACCAGTGGCGCGACGAACTCGAGGCCAAACGCGCCGAAAAAAACGAGTTCTTCGCCGAGCACCCGCAGTCGCCGATCCCGCCCGAGGAACGCGACGGGTTCGACGGACTGGACTACTTCGACCCCGATCCGGAGTACCGCGTAACCGCGACCGCGACGGTTCACGACGACCCCGAAGTCGTCCTGATGGACACCACCGCGGGCCGGGAGATGCGCTACCTCCGGACGGTGACCCTCTCCGTCGACCTCGAGCGCGAGGACGAGGACCTCGAGGACGCTACCCTGGAGCTGGCCGCCTACCAGCAGGAGCGCCCCCAGGGAAATCGGGCGGACGAGCCGCTTTTCATCCCCTTCCGGGACAAGACGACCGGCCAGCAGACCTACGAGGGCGGCCGCTACATGGAACTGGCACCCGACCGGGAACTCGCAGATGGGGACGAACTCGTCGTCGACTTCAACCTCGCGTACACGCCCTTCTGTGCCTACAGCGAGACGTTCGACTGCCCGCTCCCGCCCGAGGAGAACTGGCTCGAGGCCGCGATTCCGGCCGGCGAACGCTTCGAGTAG
- the tuf gene encoding translation elongation factor EF-1 subunit alpha: MTQEKPHQNLAIIGHVDHGKSTLVGRLMFETGSVPEHVIEQHREEAEEKGKGGFEFAYVMDNLAEERERGLTIDIAHQEFETDEYDFTIVDTPGHRDFVKNMITGASQADHAVLVVAADDGVAPQTQEHVFLARTLGIDELVVAVNKMDVVEYEETRFREVVAEVKDLLDQVRFATEDASFIPISAFEGDNVAELSDQMPWYDGRALLETLNDLPVPEPPTDAPLRLPIQDVYTISGIGTVPVGRIETGQMRAGDEVSFQPSDVGGEVKTIEMHHEEIDLAEPGDNVGFNVRGVGKDDIRRGDVCGPADDPPTVAETFQAQIVVMQHPSVITAGYTPVFHAHTAQVACTVESLDQKIDPSSGEVQEEDPDFIQAGDAAVVTVRPQKPLSIEPSEEIPELGSFAIRDMGQTVAAGRVLNVSEK, translated from the coding sequence ATGACCCAGGAGAAACCACACCAGAATCTGGCCATCATCGGTCACGTAGACCACGGAAAGAGCACGCTCGTCGGCCGCTTGATGTTCGAGACGGGCAGCGTCCCGGAGCACGTCATCGAACAGCACCGGGAGGAAGCCGAGGAGAAGGGGAAAGGCGGCTTCGAGTTCGCCTACGTCATGGACAACCTCGCGGAAGAGCGGGAGCGAGGGCTGACGATCGACATCGCCCACCAGGAGTTCGAGACCGACGAGTACGACTTCACAATCGTCGACACGCCCGGGCACCGCGACTTCGTCAAGAACATGATCACCGGCGCGAGCCAGGCGGACCACGCTGTCCTCGTGGTCGCCGCCGACGACGGCGTCGCGCCCCAGACCCAGGAACACGTCTTCCTGGCTCGCACGCTCGGTATCGACGAACTCGTCGTCGCCGTCAACAAGATGGACGTCGTCGAGTACGAGGAGACCCGCTTCAGGGAGGTCGTCGCCGAAGTCAAGGACCTCCTCGATCAGGTCCGGTTCGCGACGGAGGACGCCTCGTTCATCCCGATCTCGGCCTTCGAGGGCGACAACGTCGCGGAGCTAAGCGACCAGATGCCCTGGTACGACGGCCGTGCCCTGCTCGAGACGCTGAACGACCTGCCGGTGCCGGAGCCGCCGACGGACGCGCCGCTCCGACTCCCGATCCAGGACGTCTACACGATTTCGGGGATCGGCACCGTCCCGGTCGGACGCATCGAGACCGGACAGATGCGGGCCGGGGACGAGGTCTCGTTCCAGCCCAGCGACGTCGGCGGCGAGGTCAAGACCATCGAGATGCACCACGAGGAGATCGACCTCGCGGAACCCGGTGACAACGTCGGATTCAACGTCCGCGGCGTCGGCAAAGACGACATTCGGCGCGGCGACGTCTGTGGGCCCGCCGACGATCCGCCGACCGTCGCCGAGACGTTCCAGGCCCAGATCGTCGTCATGCAGCATCCGAGCGTGATCACGGCCGGCTATACGCCGGTCTTCCACGCTCACACGGCCCAGGTCGCCTGCACGGTCGAATCGCTCGACCAGAAGATCGATCCCTCCAGCGGCGAGGTCCAGGAGGAGGATCCCGACTTCATCCAGGCGGGCGACGCCGCCGTCGTCACCGTCCGTCCGCAGAAGCCGCTCAGCATCGAGCCGTCGGAGGAGATTCCCGAACTCGGGAGCTTCGCGATTCGGGACATGGGACAGACGGTCGCCGCCGGTCGGGTCCTGAACGTCTCGGAGAAGTAA
- a CDS encoding metal-dependent hydrolase produces MWPWEHALVGYLAYSLCCHAFHRESPDGLEAFAVVAASVLPDLIDKPLAWEFGVFETGYALGHSIFVAVPLAIVVGSLARAWGRPRAGLAFGLGYLLHLPADVVDGYVRGGTLEFGIVLWPVAPVETPPTAAPAGFLSEFSRLFAGYREQLLAGELSTYLWLQFGIVVLTALLWLYDGAPVARECLVSGKRTLVSMGSSVRGLRERRER; encoded by the coding sequence ATGTGGCCCTGGGAACACGCGCTCGTGGGGTATCTCGCCTACTCGCTGTGTTGTCACGCCTTCCACCGCGAGTCCCCGGACGGCCTCGAGGCGTTCGCGGTCGTCGCCGCCTCCGTCCTGCCCGACCTGATCGACAAGCCGCTGGCCTGGGAGTTCGGCGTCTTCGAGACCGGCTACGCGCTTGGCCACTCGATCTTCGTCGCGGTCCCGCTGGCGATCGTCGTCGGCTCGCTCGCGCGGGCCTGGGGTCGACCCCGCGCGGGGCTCGCGTTCGGCCTCGGCTACCTGTTGCACCTGCCCGCCGACGTCGTCGATGGCTACGTCAGGGGCGGCACCCTCGAGTTCGGCATCGTCCTCTGGCCGGTCGCGCCCGTCGAGACGCCTCCCACGGCCGCTCCCGCGGGCTTTCTCAGCGAGTTCTCCCGGCTGTTCGCCGGCTACCGGGAGCAGTTGCTCGCCGGTGAACTCTCGACGTACCTGTGGCTGCAGTTCGGGATCGTCGTCCTGACGGCGCTGCTGTGGCTCTACGACGGTGCACCGGTCGCCCGCGAGTGTCTGGTCAGTGGGAAACGGACGCTGGTTTCGATGGGATCGTCCGTCCGTGGGCTACGGGAACGGCGAGAACGGTGA
- a CDS encoding class I SAM-dependent methyltransferase, protein MSVREEFDDWATSGRDKGMEDRHWNTAKHALARMPVEPGDTILDLGCGSGYAGRALRDNAEAGRVYGLDGSPEMARNATEYTDDSDVGYLVGDFDSLPFADDSIDHVWSMEAFYYAADPHNTLEEIARILRPGGTFYCAVNYYEENVHSHEWQESIDVEMTRWDREEYRRAFREAGLRVAEQDNIPDRETTIPDASAFPTEDWDTREDMVERYREYGTLLTVGVAP, encoded by the coding sequence ATGAGCGTCCGTGAGGAGTTCGACGACTGGGCAACGAGTGGTCGCGACAAGGGTATGGAAGACCGACACTGGAACACGGCGAAACACGCGCTCGCGCGTATGCCGGTCGAACCCGGCGATACGATTCTGGATCTCGGCTGTGGCAGCGGGTACGCCGGCCGCGCGCTGCGGGACAACGCGGAGGCTGGCCGCGTCTACGGCCTCGACGGGTCGCCCGAGATGGCCCGTAACGCGACCGAGTACACCGACGACTCGGACGTCGGCTACCTCGTCGGCGACTTCGATTCGCTTCCCTTCGCCGACGACTCGATCGACCACGTCTGGTCGATGGAAGCGTTCTACTACGCCGCCGATCCGCACAACACGCTCGAGGAGATCGCGCGGATCCTCCGGCCCGGCGGAACCTTCTACTGTGCCGTCAACTACTACGAGGAGAACGTCCACTCCCACGAGTGGCAGGAGTCGATCGACGTCGAGATGACCCGCTGGGATCGCGAGGAGTACCGCCGGGCGTTCCGGGAGGCCGGCCTCCGCGTGGCCGAGCAGGACAACATCCCGGACCGGGAGACGACGATCCCGGACGCGTCCGCGTTCCCGACCGAAGACTGGGACACTCGCGAGGACATGGTCGAACGCTACCGCGAGTACGGGACGTTGCTGACGGTCGGCGTCGCCCCCTGA